From the genome of Halictus rubicundus isolate RS-2024b chromosome 2, iyHalRubi1_principal, whole genome shotgun sequence, one region includes:
- the Su(r) gene encoding dihydropyrimidine dehydrogenase su(r) — translation MAASAVLSKDVADIENLLSLNPKIQPFANLVPSAQTKENKKKWKRNVNEKCSKCPPLIKNFDDIKHTTLSERAALKESARCLKCTDAPCQKSCPTQLDIKSFITSISNKNYYGAAKAILSDNPLGLTCGMVCPTSDLCVGGCNLHASEEGPINIGGLQQFATDIFKQMNIPQTRIPGQKVAHADTKIAMFGCGPASLSCATFLARLGYDDITIFEKQSYIGGLSSSEIPQYRLPYEVVNFEVDLVKDLGVKIELGRALSEQDLTIQGLQDDGYKAIFLGIGLPEAKTSPIFASLTAEMGFFTSKSFLPKVATGSKPGLCQCKSYQLPSLHGNVVVLGAGDTAFDCATSALRCGARKVYVVFRKGFTNVRAVPEELELARVEKCEFIPFQSPRQVITRNGKIVAIEFCRTEETESGDWVEDEDQVCRLKADFVISAFGSGLQDISVIKAMAPVKLNKWNLPETNDETMSTSVPGVFCGGDLAGVANTTVESVNDGKAAAWYMHKFIQNSHGLEIPEDPQLPKFHTPIDDVDLSVEMCGMKFENPFGLASAPPCTTSAMIRRAFEAGWGFTVTKTFSLDKDLIINVSPRITKGSTSRHHYGPEQGSFLNIELISEKTEAYWCQSITELKKDFPSKIVIASIMCTYNKSDWTELAQKAEAAGSDALELNLSCPHGMKESGMGLACGQDPVLVRNISRWVREAVKIPFFVKLTPNITDIVSIAKAAYEGHADGVSAINTVQALMGLHADGTPWPAVGVQKATTYGGMSGNSTRPQALRAVSAIAAALPGFPILGIGGIDSADVALQFLHCGASVLQVCSAIQNQDFTLIDDYVTGLKALLYLKSLGQVKDWDGQSPPTFKHQKGKRVSLQHALGKNIPYFGAYQELREQKIAQIKANSNPLDEPVAITRPAPLPVAPVPSVKDVISKAVSHIGPFKQLDNKRQVVALIDDDMCINCGKCYMACADSGYQAIHFDPDTHIPKVTDDCTGCNLCLSVCPIIDCITMVPKTIPHVIKRGIPPKDAFEIPI, via the exons ATGGCAGCCTCCGCAGTGCTCAGCAAAGACGTGGCTGACATCGAG AATCTTCTAAGCCTAAATCCGAAGATACAGCCGTTCGCGAATTTGGTCCCGTCGGCGCAAACGAAGGAGAACAAGAAGAAGTGGAAGAGGAACGTGAACGAAAAATGCAGC AAATGTCCACCGTTGATAAAGAACTTCGACGACATCAAGCACACCACTCTGAGCGAACGTGCCGCGCTCAAGGAATCCGCGCGATGCCTGAAGTGCACCGATGCACCCTGCCAGAAGTCCTGCCCGACGCAGCTCGACATCAAGTCCTTTATCACCTCCATATCCAACAAGAATTACTATGGAGCCGCGAAGGCGATCCTCTCCGACAATCCGCTAGGGCTGACGTGCGGCATGGTCTGCCCTACGAGCGACCTTTGCGTGGGCGGATGCAACCTGCACGCGTCCGAAGAGGGGCCCATCAATATCGGTGGCCTTCAGCAGTTCGCTACCGAT ATCTTTAAGCAGATGAACATCCCGCAAACGCGGATCCCAGGGCAGAAGGTAGCACACGCGGACACAAAAATTGCGATGTTCGGTTGCGGTCCGGCTTCCCTGTCTTGCGCCACGTTTCTCGCGCGATTGGGTTACGATGACATTACGATTTTCGAGAAACAGTCCTACATCGGTGGTCTAAGTTCGTCGGAAATCCCGCAGTATCGGTTGCCCTACGAGGTCGTCAACTTCGAGGTTGATCTCGTTAAGGATCTAGGCGTGAAGATCGAGCTGGGCAGAGCCCTGTCTGAACAGGATCTAACGATACAG GGTCTCCAAGATGACGGATACAAAGCCATTTTCCTGGGAATCGGTCTCCCGGAAGCAAAAACCAGTCCGATTTTTGCGAGCCTCACAGCGGAAATGGGATTCTTCACGTCGAAGAGCTTCCTACCGAAAGTGGCAACGGGTAGCAAGCCGGGATTATGTCAATGCAAGAGTTATCAGCTGCCCTCTCTTCATGGGAACGTTGTGGTCCTCGGAGCTGGCGATACGGCTTTCGATTGCGCCACTTCCGCACTGCGATGTGGCGCCAGGAAGGTCTATGTGGTGTTTAGGAAAGGGTTCACGAATGTTCGAGCTGTTCCTGAAGAG CTCGAGCTAGCGAGGGTAGAGAAATGCGAGTTCATCCCCTTCCAATCTCCGAGGCAAGTCATCACTCGCAACGGGAAAATAGTCGCTATAGAATTCTGTCGAACAGAGGAAACGGAGAGTGGCGACTGGGTGGAGGATGAGGATCAAGTGTGCAGACTGAAAGCAGACTTCGTCATCTCAGCTTTTGGATCTGGACTGCAGGACATCAGCG TGATAAAAGCGATGGCGCCCGTCAAGCTGAACAAATGGAACCTACCGGAAACGAACGATGAGACTATGAGCACCTCCGTGCCAGGGGTCTTCTGCGGCGGAGACCTCGCTGGCGTTGCAAACACCACCGTGGAATCTGTGAATGATGGGAAAGCGGCAGCTTGGTACATGCATAAATTTATTCAG AATTCTCATGGTTTGGAGATACCAGAAGATCCCCAGCTGCCTAAGTTCCACACTCCAATCGATGATGTCGATCTATCGGTCGAAATGTGTGGTATGAAGTTCGAGAATCCTTTTGGCCTTGCTTCTGCACCACCTTGCACCACCAGCGCCATGATCAGACGAGCCTTTGAAGCAGGCTGGGGCTTCACTGTCACGAAGACGTTCTCCTTGGACAAG GACTTGATCATAAACGTGTCACCGAGAATAACGAAAGGCTCCACCTCTCGCCACCACTATGGTCCCGAACAAGGCAGCTTCCTCAACATAGAGCTGATATCTGAGAAAACGGAGGCCTACTGGTGCCAAAGCATCACGGAGCTGAAGAAAGACTTCCCGAGCAAG ATCGTCATAGCTAGCATCATGTGTACTTACAACAAGTCAGATTGGACGGAACTCGCTCAGAAGGCTGAAGCAGCTGGTTCTGACGCCTTGGAATTGAATCTGTCTTGCCCACACGGGATGAAAGAGTCTGGTATGGGACTGGCTTGCGGACAA GATCCAGTATTGGTGAGGAACATTTCGAGGTGGGTGCGAGAGGCTGTGAAAATACCGTTCTTCGTCAAATTGACTCCAAACATCACCGATATAGTCTCCATCGCAAAAGCAGCTTACGAAG GTCACGCTGATGGAGTGTCTGCCATAAACACGGTGCAAGCTTTGATGGGTCTGCACGCGGATGGTACTCCTTGGCCAGCCGTCGGTGTCCAGAAAGCCACCACCTATGGGGGTATGTCGGGGAACTCGACGAGACCGCAGGCCTTGAGAGCAGTGTCCGCCATAGCTGCGGCTCTTCCCGGGTTCCCCATACTCGGCATCGGCGGTATAGATTCCGCGGACGTTGCTCTGCAGTTCCTTCATTGCGGTGCCTCGGTCCTGCAG GTCTGCAGCGCCATACAAAATCAAGACTTCACGCTGATCGACGATTACGTGACCGGTTTGAAAGCGTTGCTGTACTTGAAGAGCCTCGGACAGGTGAAAGATTGGGACGGCCAGAGTCCACCGACCTTTAAGCACCAAAAGGGGAAACGGGTTTCCCTGCAGCATGCTCTAGGCAAA AATATACCTTACTTTGGAGCGTACCAAGAACTTCGAGAACAGAAGATCGCCCAGATCAAAGCGAATTCGAATCCACTAGATGAGCCTGTCGCGATCACGAGGCCCGCGCCACTTCCGGTTGCACCTGTACCGTCTGTAAAAGACGTGATTAGCAAAGCTGTGAGTCACATTGGACCGTTCAAACAGCTGGATAACAAACGCCAAGTTGTGGCATTGATAGACGAT GATATGTGCATAAACTGTGGAAAATGCTACATGGCTTGCGCTGATTCCGGCTACCAAGCGATCCACTTTGATCCAGACACGCACATTCCGAAAGTGACGGACGATTGCACCGGTTGCAACCTGTGCCTCTCCGTGTGCCCTATCATCGATTGCATAAC AATGGTGCCTAAAACAATACCTCACGTAATTAAGCGGGGAATTCCGCCAAAGGACGCGTTCGAAATCCCGATTTAA
- the LOC143365567 gene encoding odorant receptor Or1 has protein sequence MDVFALNRTKRRHISPNKHLHISLSMIYYMGMWPTSGRYRCLYLVYTVCSFSFLLGVFLTTEIAHIVVKRHSMDEVVAGATVLMTNATHAYKIIYILRRHNRIQQLIDITDCEMFSRDNVKYERVVTYYTWQGIFHHITYQFFGTMAVVSWGAKPVIDLLSKRSKELPLLGWYPYNTTSSPAFEITSLYQAVAIILCCFNNIAIDTLVTGLITIACCQLTILNRNIASLNSETRQSINIENENDIKASNRQYENLKLCVEHSNLIFDFSKEVQNIFGMSIFFQFLVNCNIICLIAFNIAQMKVYVPHILFGMLMYMCCMTYQIFIFCWHGNELYLHSLDISLAAYTNKWWQKTNNFKQAIQIIITRAQRPLILSVGNIMELSLQNFVRILRMSYSIFTVLQTSTSA, from the exons ATGGACGTGTTCGCACTGAACCGAACGAAACGCAGGCATATTTCGCCAAATAAGCATTTGCACATCAGTCTGTCGATGATTTATTATATGGGAATGTGGCCTACCAGTGGCAGATATCGGTGTTTGTATCTCGTGTACACTGTTTGCAGTTTCAGCTTTCTGTTGGGAGTCTTTCTCACCACTGAAATCGCACATATTGTCGTGAAACGGCACAGCATGGACGAAGTTGTTGCAGGAGCAACTGTCCTCATGACTAATGCTACCCACGCTTACAAG ATTATTTATATTCTACGTCGGCATAACCGCATTCAGCAGCTAATCGACATCACGGACTGCGAAATGTTCAGTCGGGACAATGTGAAATACGAACGAGTTGTAACATATTACACTTGGCAAGGTATTTTTCATCACATCACGTATCAATTCTTCGGGACGATGGCCGTAGTCTCCTGGGGAGCTAAACCAGTGATCGATCTGCTCAGTAAAAGATCTAAGGAGCTACCGTTATTGGGCTGGTATCCCTATAACACGACATCATCGCCAGCTTTCGAGATCACGTCTCTGTATCAAGCTGTAGCGATCATTCTTTGCTGCTTCAACAATATAGCGATTGATACTCTGGTGACGGGACTCATTACAATTGCCTGTTGCCAGCTAACTATTCTGAACCGCAACATTGCTTCACTGAACAGCGAAACTCGACAATCAATTAATATAGAAAATGAGAACGATATTAAAGCTTCTAACAGACAGTATGAAAATTTAAAGCTCTGCGTTGAGCATAGCAACTTGATATTCGA CTTCTCGAAAGAGGTCCAGAATATTTTTGGCATGTCGATATTCTTCCAATTCCTAGTGAATTGTAATATTATCTGTTTAATAGCTTTCAATATAGCACAG ATGAAAGTTTATGTTCCCCATATTCTGTTCGGCATGCTGATGTATATGTGCTGTATGACATATCAGATCTTTATATTTTGTTGGCATGGCAACGAGCTGTATCTTCAC AGCTTAGATATTAGTCTCGCCGCGTACACGAACAAATGGTGGCAGAAAACCAACAACTTCAAACAGGCTATACAAATTATAATTACCAGAGCTCAACGACCGCTCATTCTATCTGTCGGGAACATCATGGAGCTGTCGTTACAGAATTTTGTTCGC ATTCTGCGCATGTCTTACTCCATTTTTACGGTCCTACAAACTTCGACGAGCGCTTGA
- the LOC143365579 gene encoding phospholipase A2-like isoform X1, producing the protein MQLSATMSRYWLFFSVIFVIGGGRCDYFTQPKTTYVGPLEKFVIVLTNSGRKLEDAITNIPLLSDIEKDTSISNVLNPYKDRIKLIFPGTYWCGDGDIAKDETDLGRFNKTDSCCRNHDHCNNSISAQSQEYGLINNGIFTRSFCECDHEFYNCLKNVGSLVSKGIGSTYFNVLRPQCFDEYYPIIGCQQYSRKFLTDDKCTQYIFNTSAPEEYEWFDNPDF; encoded by the exons ATGCAGCTGAGTGCAACAATGTCCCGGTATTGGCTATTCTTCTCGGTCATCTTCGTCATCGGCGGTGGAAGATGTGATTATTTTACCCAACCCAAGACCACTTATGTAGGTCCCTTGGAGAAATTCGTGATTGTGCTCACGAATTCCGGACGAAAGCTCGAAGACGCGATTACCAATATTCCACTGTTATCCGACATAGAGAAAGATACTTCCATCAGCAACGTCTTGAACCCGTACAAAGACAGAATTAAACTTATATTCCCAG GAACTTATTGGTGCGGCGATGGAGACATAGCAAAGGATGAGACCGATCTTGGACGCTTTAATAAAACGGATTCCTGCTGCAGGAATCACGATCATTGCAATAATTCCATTTCAGCGCAATCACAAGAATATGGCCTTATTAACAACGGCATTTTCACAAG ATCGTTCTGCGAATGCGACCATGAGTTCTATAACTGCCTGAAGAACGTCGGGTCGCTCGTATCCAAGGGTATTGGAAGCACCTACTTTAATGTTTTGAGGCCTCAATGCTTCGACGAGTATTATCCCATCATTGGTTGCCAACAGTATTCAAG GAAGTTCCTTACGGACGACAAATGCACGCAGTACATTTTCAACACGAGCGCACCTGAAGAGTACGAGTGGTTCGATAATCCAGATTTTTGA
- the Def8 gene encoding differentially expressed in FDCP 8 homolog isoform X1, protein MIDVKTIVNDTQDVNHEPRVRSDSTGTIPSTPSSSSDYMTGEADDSSDSKAAIPFSLKSVETILSLSKAACEEDLKEMVQKCKQMVLESAECSDERKWLVRRLIELRLRVQELREASQEKLLETQVILGHHLVPQKYYITTYGPVYCDHCSGTIWTMLQSWYMCSDCKFCCHWKCLNNICRVCVHVVASEAGGYTYTKDICPEQGLASQGYRCAECKVKITFTFSKGLSLSCFGSPSKGSDSAWVEPRLCDYSGLYYCQRCHWNTAMVIPARVIRNWDMEPRLISRVATQLLTLLEDRPVLPLEELNPKLFTLVPDLSLVKKFREEMQMMKRYLVLCTDANNHGLPWKIGIRTHMIENSGNYSIKDLIDLNNGILLEEVRAAYDTMHAHITEQCELCKARGHLCELCGNDEVIYPWDANSIICHQCTAVHHRICWSKRNHCCPRCTRIQTRRSMQTSDTDDFIEKEKITVELANSKA, encoded by the exons ATGATAGATGTTAAAACCATCGTTAATGACACACAAGATGTTAATCACGAGCCAAGAGTGCGAAGTGACAGCACTGGAACGATACCATCAACtccatcgtcgtcgtcggatTACATGACAGGAGAAGCGGATGACAGTTCAGATAGTAAAGCTGCCATTCCTTTCAGTCTAAAGTCGGTGGAAACTATATTATCATTATCCAAG GCAGCATGCGAAGAAGATCTTAAAGAAATGGTACAAAAATGTAAGCAAATGGTATTGGAAAGCGCAGAGTGCTCCGATGAGAGGAAGTGGCTAGTCAGACGCTTGATTGAATTGCGTTTGAGGGTACAAGAATTGAGAGAAGCGTCACAGGAGAAGTTACTAGAGACTCAAGTAATCTTAGGACACCACTTGGTACCACAAAAATACTATATAACAACTTATGGACCTGTATACTGTGATCATTGCAGCGGAACAATTTGGACTATGCTCCAATCGTGGTACATGTGCAGTG ATTGCAAGTTTTGTTGTCATTGGAAATGTTTAAACAACATATGCAGAGTCTGTGTGCATGTTGTTGCCAGTGAGGCAGGTGGATACACATACACAAAAGACATTTGTCCTGAACAAGGACTGGCAAGTCAGGGCTATCGATGTGCAGAGTGCAAAGTGAAAATAACATTCA CTTTCTCAAAAGGATTATCCTTATCTTGTTTTGGCAGTCCATCCAAGGGTTCAG ACTCGGCGTGGGTAGAACCACGACTTTGTGACTACAGTGGATTGTATTACTGTCAAAGGTGCCATTGGAATACTGCAATGGTAATACCTGCAAGAGTAATCAGAAACTGGGACATGGAACCACGTCTAATAtctcgcgtcgcgacgcaatTATTAACTCTTTTAGAGGACCGACCTGTTCTACCTCTGGAGGAATTAAATCCAAAATTATTCACTTTGGTTCCAGATTTATCATTAGTAAAG AAATTCCGGGAGGAAATGCAGATGATGAAGCGCTACTTGGTTCTGTGCACTGACGCCAACAACCACGGATTACCATGGAAAATTGGAATACGTACTCACATGATCGAGAACTCGGGCAACTATTCGATCAAAGATCTGATTGATCTCAACAACGGAATTCTTCTGGAAGAGGTTCGCGCCGCGTACGACACTATGCACGCTCACATTACAGAACAATGTGAATTGTGCAAAGCTCG gGGTCACCTGTGCGAACTATGCGGCAATGATGAGGTCATATACCCGTGGGACGCGAATTCTATCATCTGCCATCAGTGCACGGCTGTTCACCATCGTATTTGCTGGTCGAAACGAAATCATTGCTGTCCACGGTGTACCAGAATACAAACACGGCGCAGTATGCAAACTTCGGACACAGATGATTTCATAGAAAAAGAGAAGATTACAGTGGAATTAGCAAACAGTAAAGCATAG
- the Yip2 gene encoding yippee interacting protein 2 gives MSVVTKGVFIVAAKRTPFGTMGGVFKNKSATELSVVAATSALQSSGLKPEKIDSVIFGNVLSSSSSDGNFLARHAALKSGIPIEKPALTVNRLCGSGFQSIASGAQSILTGESRVVMTGGTDNMSQAPFIVRNVRFGTMLGQKYEFEDSLWLGLLDTYCNLPMGMTAEKLGAQYGLKREEVDQFALRSQQMWKAANDAGRFKEEMAPVTVKVKKQDVVVDTDEHPRPKTTTETLAKLAPVFQKDGLVTAGSASGICDGAGVVILASEEAVKTEGLTPLARLVGYTVVGVEPSIMGIGPAPAIKRLLEITNKKLDDMELVEINEAFAAQTLACAKDLNLDINKLNVNGGAIALGHPLAASGSRITAHLVHELRRRKTGKFGIGSACIGGGQGIAVMVEVL, from the exons ATGTCTGTCGTAACAAAAG GTGTTTTTATAGTTGCAGCAAAACGCACCCCATTTGGTACAATGGGTGGTGTATTTAAGAATAAAAGTGCAACTGAATTATCGGTTGTTGCTGCAACATCTGCTTTACAGTCTTCGGGATTGAAGCCTGAGAAGATTGACAGTGTTATATTTGGCAATGTGTTAtct tctTCATCCAGCGATGGAAATTTCTTGGCAAGGCACGCAGCATTAAAATCTGGAATTCCTATAGAAAAACCAGCCTTAACAGTTAACAGACTGTGTGGTTCTGGATTTCAGTCGATAGCATCTGGAGCACAA AGTATTCTAACAGGGGAATCTAGAGTAGTTATGACGGGAGGCACAGATAACATGAGCCAAGCACCTTTTATTGTGAGGAACGTTCGCTTTGGTACAATGTTAGGACAGAAATATGAATTCGAAGATTCCCTATGGCTTGGGCTACTGGATACTTATTGCAATTTACCTATGGGAATGACTGCAGAGAAGCTTGGAGCCCAATACGgtttaaaaagagaagaagTAGATCAATTTGCACTGAGAAGTCAACAGATGTGGAAAGCTG ctAACGATGCCGGTCGTTTCAAGGAGGAAATGGCACCTGTAACGGTCAAAGTTAAGAAACAGGATGTTGTCGTTGACACGGATGAACATCCACGACCTAAAACGACTACTGAAACTCTAGCTAAGTTAGCTCCAGTTTTTCAGAAGGATGGTCTGGTTACAGCCGGTTCTGCATCA GGTATTTGTGACGGTGCAGGAGTTGTTATCTTGGCTAGCGAAGAAGCCGTAAAAACGGAAGGACTTACGCCACTGGCACGATTAGTAGGCTACACGGTTGTAGGTGTAGAGCCCAGTATTATGGGAATTGGCCCTGCGCCAGCCATCAAACGGCTTCTTGAAATCACAAACAAAAAGCTGGACGATATGGAGCTCGTAGAA ATTAACGAAGCTTTCGCGGCTCAAACGCTAGCCTGTGCAAAGGATCTTAACTTagatattaataaattaaatgtgAACGGTGGTGCTATTGCTCTGGGACATCCTCTGGCTGCATCTGGCAGCAGAATTACTGCTCACTTGGTACACGAGCTCAG ACGAAGGAAAACTGGAAAGTTTGGAATTGGCTCTGCGTGCATTGGCGGAGGTCAAGGAATTGCTGTAATGGTGGAAGTCCTGTAA
- the Def8 gene encoding differentially expressed in FDCP 8 homolog isoform X2, whose protein sequence is MIDVKTIVNDTQDVNHEPRVRSDSTGTIPSTPSSSSDYMTGEADDSSDSKAAIPFSLKSVETILSLSKAACEEDLKEMVQKCKQMVLESAECSDERKWLVRRLIELRLRVQELREASQEKLLETQVILGHHLVPQKYYITTYGPVYCDHCSGTIWTMLQSWYMCSDCKFCCHWKCLNNICRVCVHVVASEAGGYTYTKDICPEQGLASQGYRCAECKVKITFNSAWVEPRLCDYSGLYYCQRCHWNTAMVIPARVIRNWDMEPRLISRVATQLLTLLEDRPVLPLEELNPKLFTLVPDLSLVKKFREEMQMMKRYLVLCTDANNHGLPWKIGIRTHMIENSGNYSIKDLIDLNNGILLEEVRAAYDTMHAHITEQCELCKARGHLCELCGNDEVIYPWDANSIICHQCTAVHHRICWSKRNHCCPRCTRIQTRRSMQTSDTDDFIEKEKITVELANSKA, encoded by the exons ATGATAGATGTTAAAACCATCGTTAATGACACACAAGATGTTAATCACGAGCCAAGAGTGCGAAGTGACAGCACTGGAACGATACCATCAACtccatcgtcgtcgtcggatTACATGACAGGAGAAGCGGATGACAGTTCAGATAGTAAAGCTGCCATTCCTTTCAGTCTAAAGTCGGTGGAAACTATATTATCATTATCCAAG GCAGCATGCGAAGAAGATCTTAAAGAAATGGTACAAAAATGTAAGCAAATGGTATTGGAAAGCGCAGAGTGCTCCGATGAGAGGAAGTGGCTAGTCAGACGCTTGATTGAATTGCGTTTGAGGGTACAAGAATTGAGAGAAGCGTCACAGGAGAAGTTACTAGAGACTCAAGTAATCTTAGGACACCACTTGGTACCACAAAAATACTATATAACAACTTATGGACCTGTATACTGTGATCATTGCAGCGGAACAATTTGGACTATGCTCCAATCGTGGTACATGTGCAGTG ATTGCAAGTTTTGTTGTCATTGGAAATGTTTAAACAACATATGCAGAGTCTGTGTGCATGTTGTTGCCAGTGAGGCAGGTGGATACACATACACAAAAGACATTTGTCCTGAACAAGGACTGGCAAGTCAGGGCTATCGATGTGCAGAGTGCAAAGTGAAAATAACATTCA ACTCGGCGTGGGTAGAACCACGACTTTGTGACTACAGTGGATTGTATTACTGTCAAAGGTGCCATTGGAATACTGCAATGGTAATACCTGCAAGAGTAATCAGAAACTGGGACATGGAACCACGTCTAATAtctcgcgtcgcgacgcaatTATTAACTCTTTTAGAGGACCGACCTGTTCTACCTCTGGAGGAATTAAATCCAAAATTATTCACTTTGGTTCCAGATTTATCATTAGTAAAG AAATTCCGGGAGGAAATGCAGATGATGAAGCGCTACTTGGTTCTGTGCACTGACGCCAACAACCACGGATTACCATGGAAAATTGGAATACGTACTCACATGATCGAGAACTCGGGCAACTATTCGATCAAAGATCTGATTGATCTCAACAACGGAATTCTTCTGGAAGAGGTTCGCGCCGCGTACGACACTATGCACGCTCACATTACAGAACAATGTGAATTGTGCAAAGCTCG gGGTCACCTGTGCGAACTATGCGGCAATGATGAGGTCATATACCCGTGGGACGCGAATTCTATCATCTGCCATCAGTGCACGGCTGTTCACCATCGTATTTGCTGGTCGAAACGAAATCATTGCTGTCCACGGTGTACCAGAATACAAACACGGCGCAGTATGCAAACTTCGGACACAGATGATTTCATAGAAAAAGAGAAGATTACAGTGGAATTAGCAAACAGTAAAGCATAG
- the LOC143365581 gene encoding E3 SUMO-protein ligase ZBED1-like, with translation MKRKVKCSLEDSPVREMPNLKCTYISEPQLRFDLDPYEWWKARTHKYPRISKIAKKYLTMPATSAMSERCFSSAGNIVTAKRNRLLPENVNTLVFLHQNKQLID, from the exons ATGAAACGAAAAGTGAAATGTTCGCTCGAAGACTCTCCTGTTCGAGAA ATGCCGAATTTGAAATGTACATACATCTCTGAGCCACAACTACGGTTTGATTTGGATCCATATGAATGGTGGAAGGCAAGGACACACAAGTATCCAAGAATATCCAAAATcgctaaaaaatatttaactatgCCAGCAACGTCAGCCATGTCTGAACGGTGCTTCTCGTCTGCTGGAAATATTGTTACAGCAAAAAGGAACCGTCTTTTGCCGGAAAATGTAAACACTTTGGTTTTTCTTCATCAAAATAAACAGTTAATTGATTAA
- the LOC143365579 gene encoding phospholipase A2-like isoform X2, producing the protein MSRYWLFFSVIFVIGGGRCDYFTQPKTTYVGPLEKFVIVLTNSGRKLEDAITNIPLLSDIEKDTSISNVLNPYKDRIKLIFPGTYWCGDGDIAKDETDLGRFNKTDSCCRNHDHCNNSISAQSQEYGLINNGIFTRSFCECDHEFYNCLKNVGSLVSKGIGSTYFNVLRPQCFDEYYPIIGCQQYSRKFLTDDKCTQYIFNTSAPEEYEWFDNPDF; encoded by the exons ATGTCCCGGTATTGGCTATTCTTCTCGGTCATCTTCGTCATCGGCGGTGGAAGATGTGATTATTTTACCCAACCCAAGACCACTTATGTAGGTCCCTTGGAGAAATTCGTGATTGTGCTCACGAATTCCGGACGAAAGCTCGAAGACGCGATTACCAATATTCCACTGTTATCCGACATAGAGAAAGATACTTCCATCAGCAACGTCTTGAACCCGTACAAAGACAGAATTAAACTTATATTCCCAG GAACTTATTGGTGCGGCGATGGAGACATAGCAAAGGATGAGACCGATCTTGGACGCTTTAATAAAACGGATTCCTGCTGCAGGAATCACGATCATTGCAATAATTCCATTTCAGCGCAATCACAAGAATATGGCCTTATTAACAACGGCATTTTCACAAG ATCGTTCTGCGAATGCGACCATGAGTTCTATAACTGCCTGAAGAACGTCGGGTCGCTCGTATCCAAGGGTATTGGAAGCACCTACTTTAATGTTTTGAGGCCTCAATGCTTCGACGAGTATTATCCCATCATTGGTTGCCAACAGTATTCAAG GAAGTTCCTTACGGACGACAAATGCACGCAGTACATTTTCAACACGAGCGCACCTGAAGAGTACGAGTGGTTCGATAATCCAGATTTTTGA